The Terrirubrum flagellatum nucleotide sequence TATTGCTCCTGACGCCGCGCGCGCATGCGCGCTCGCTCGGCATAGGCCGCCTCGACGTCCGACTGCGGCCGCACGCGCACTTCGCCCGACACGCCATCGATGATGATGGCGTCGCCGGGCTCGACAAGGCCGGTGATGTTGGTGATGCCGCTGACGGCGGGAAGACCAAGCGCGCGGGCGATCACCGCGACATGGCTCGATGCGCCACCTTCCTCAAGCACGATGCCGCGCAGACGCGCGCGATCATATTCGAGCAGCGCCGTCGGTCCCATGGCGCGCGCGACGATGATGGCGTTGTCGGGCAGCTCCTCTTTCGGCGTGATGAAGCCGCGGCCGAGAAGCTGATGCAGCAGGCGGCTCGCGAGATCGTCGAGATCGTGCAGGCGCTCGCGCAAATAGGGATCGGTCGAACGCATCATGCGCGCGCGCGTGTCGTTCTGCACACGCTCGACGGCGGCTTCCGCGGTCAGGCCGGTGCCCACCGCCTCATGCAGACGACGCAGCCAGCCCTTGTCATTCGCCACCATGCGCAGCGCTTCGAGGATCTCGACGGAGTCGCCCTCGACCACCTTGCCGCCGCGCTCGACGAGATCGTCGATATTGGCGCGCACCGCATCGAGCGCCTCGTCGATGCGCTGGGTCTCGCCCGTCACATCATCGGCGATGAAATTCTTGATGACGACGCGTGGCTCGTGAAGCACCACATGACCAAGCCCGATGCCCTCTGCGAGCACTTCGCCGTTGAGCGAAAGCGGGCGACGGATCGCGATCGTCTCGCCGGGTTCGACGATGGCCTGCAATTCGCCTGATGCGACGATCTCGGCGAGCACCATCGCCGTTGTCTGCAGCGCTTCAACTTCCTCTTCGGTGTAGCTGCGATGGGCGCGGTTCTGGACGACGAGCACGCCGAGCGTGTTGCCGGCGCGCAGGATCGGCACGCCGAGGAAGGCGTTGTAGACTTCTTCGCCGGTTTCAGGCCGATAGGAGAAGGCCGGGTGATGCTGCGCGTCCGAGAGCGCGAGCGGCTGCGCCTCGCGCGCGATGAGGCCGACAAGGCCTTCGCCCGCCTTCATCTTGGTGCGATGGACGGCCTCGCGATTCAGACCTTCGGTCGCGAAGAGCTCGAGGTCTTCGTCCGACTGCATGACATAGATCGAGCAGACCTCGGCCACCATGTTGGCGGCGATGAGAACGACGACCTTGTCGAGCTTCTCCTGAGCCGAGACAGGCGCCGCCATCGCCTCGCGGAGGCGGCGCAGCAGGATGCGCGGTCCTCCCAGGCTGGGACGCATCTCTCGTCTCCTTCGGTTCTCGCGGCTTTCAGCAACGACGGCGCGATGGAATCACCTCCGCGCCGCCAAGTCCGGCAATTCGATTAGAGCGCGTCCGCAAAAAGCGAAAGCTGATTTGCAGGGAACGGCGAACGCCGGTCCGGCTAGCCGCGCGGCGGCGTCGGGTTCGGCGCCGGGACGGGCGTCAGCGGTCGGCGCAGATAGAGGCGGCAGGAGCGCTGGAGCTGATTGTTGCGTCGGGTCAGGCAGCGCGTGATCCGGCCCTGTCCGGGGTTCACCGCGCGGCAGAAGCGCTGGATGTCGGCGCCGCAGAATTCACGCAAGCGCGGCCGGCCGAGCAGGGCCGGCTGCTGGGGCGCGGGTTGAGCGGCGGCGGGTTGCGCGGCAGGGGCGGCCGGCGCGGGACCGGGCGGTCTCGGCTGTTGCGCGGCCGGCGCAGGGGCAGGCGGTTTCGCCTGCTGCTGCGCGACAGCGACGTCGGCGACCGCCGCCAGCCAAAGTCCGAGAACGGCGATCGCGATCGCCCGAAAATGCGCTGACACGCCCAGCCTCTCCTCGCCCAG carries:
- the ptsP gene encoding phosphoenolpyruvate--protein phosphotransferase, producing MRPSLGGPRILLRRLREAMAAPVSAQEKLDKVVVLIAANMVAEVCSIYVMQSDEDLELFATEGLNREAVHRTKMKAGEGLVGLIAREAQPLALSDAQHHPAFSYRPETGEEVYNAFLGVPILRAGNTLGVLVVQNRAHRSYTEEEVEALQTTAMVLAEIVASGELQAIVEPGETIAIRRPLSLNGEVLAEGIGLGHVVLHEPRVVIKNFIADDVTGETQRIDEALDAVRANIDDLVERGGKVVEGDSVEILEALRMVANDKGWLRRLHEAVGTGLTAEAAVERVQNDTRARMMRSTDPYLRERLHDLDDLASRLLHQLLGRGFITPKEELPDNAIIVARAMGPTALLEYDRARLRGIVLEEGGASSHVAVIARALGLPAVSGITNITGLVEPGDAIIIDGVSGEVRVRPQSDVEAAYAERARMRARRQEQYRKLRDVPAVTKDGAVVSLQLNAGLRIDLPHIEDTGADGIGLLRTELQFMVSTRLPTSQQQEGLYRATLEAAGARPVTFRTLDIGGDKVLPYFRHGEEENPALGWRAIRIGLDRPALLRTQLRAMLRAAAGREARIMIPMVASVSEFERARGLAELEIAFLKKHGHQTPERVLFGVMVEVPSLLHQIDEIAAAADFLSVGSNDLLQYLFAADRENPRVAQRFDALSPTFLRVLQQIVEAGRKANTPVSLCGEIGGKPLEAMALVALGYRCLSMSPAAIGPVKGMILSLNAKALKARLAVWMKERARMDSLREELTGFARETGVPI
- a CDS encoding cysteine rich repeat-containing protein, which translates into the protein MSAHFRAIAIAVLGLWLAAVADVAVAQQQAKPPAPAPAAQQPRPPGPAPAAPAAQPAAAQPAPQQPALLGRPRLREFCGADIQRFCRAVNPGQGRITRCLTRRNNQLQRSCRLYLRRPLTPVPAPNPTPPRG